The following are encoded in a window of Bacteroidales bacterium genomic DNA:
- a CDS encoding glycoside hydrolase family 2 protein, producing the protein MRNLICIVLVFLISCSTEEKPLIEKVFLNDGWEFHQLNPDQPTWYPAIIPGTIHTDLLKNGLINNPFYGCNEKELQWIGETDWTYRKTFQMDNEFISRPNMLLIFEGLDTYAEVFLNGQKILSANNMFRKWEVDCKSFLIEGENLLEINFESAENRFIRDSLALGYPLPGGKWVFARKAAYHFGWDWGPKLVTAGIWKPVYLETWNDHRPVEIQLFTGEITRKKAEINTEIFVNSAISEKATLTVTKTTTGKRLARKEIFLSPDLRKYVLDFSIHDPILWWTNGLGEPHLYELDFELKTGSGFTWSRHIAYGIRKVEVVNENDEYGQSLYVKLNGVPVFMKGANYIPQHSFVTEVSDDDYRKVIQTAVESNMNMLRVWGGGIYEKDIFYEHCSRNGILVWQDFMFACAMYPGDADYIENVKQEAVRQIRRLRNHTSLAMWCGNNEADEGWHNWQWQKTHNILSNDSATIWQGYRNIFHKLLPETVAANDPGRFYLHTSPMHGWGRAESLTHGSAHYWGVWWGREPFEKYLDKIPRFMSEFGFQAMPALATIRQFQAEEDDFLFSDALKCHQKHPTGYPTIDVYLEREHLNPKSLDEYIYFSQLVQAKGIGMAIEAQRRAMPYCMGSLYWQLNDCWPVTSWSGTDVNGNRKALQYKVKENYQDILVSILMHNDTSSIYLVSDRLEATEGKLQLMVFDFHGSKIWSYERGINIAANSSSQVVSFSMKSLLGGNEATKCFLKATFSDGNDTYQSIQFFRNYGQLVLPEPELKFEVVQLEDEFEIELKATEFVPFVHLYLTEGNAIFNKNFIHLMPGEKYRVTCQCKLNPDEFRKQLRVKGLGDYLAGTN; encoded by the coding sequence ATGAGAAATCTGATCTGCATTGTTCTGGTCTTTCTGATTTCCTGCTCAACGGAAGAAAAACCATTGATTGAAAAAGTGTTTTTAAATGATGGGTGGGAATTTCATCAATTGAATCCAGATCAACCAACCTGGTATCCGGCAATCATCCCCGGTACTATACATACGGATTTGCTAAAAAATGGCTTGATTAACAATCCTTTTTATGGCTGTAATGAAAAGGAATTGCAATGGATCGGAGAGACGGACTGGACTTACCGGAAAACCTTTCAAATGGATAACGAATTCATTTCGAGACCAAACATGCTTCTCATTTTTGAAGGCCTTGACACCTATGCTGAAGTATTTTTAAATGGACAAAAAATCCTCTCAGCAAATAATATGTTTCGAAAATGGGAGGTGGATTGTAAAAGTTTTTTAATTGAAGGTGAAAATCTACTCGAGATTAATTTTGAATCAGCCGAAAATCGCTTTATCAGGGATTCACTTGCACTCGGATATCCTTTGCCCGGCGGCAAATGGGTGTTTGCCCGCAAAGCAGCCTACCATTTCGGTTGGGACTGGGGGCCAAAATTGGTAACCGCCGGAATCTGGAAACCGGTTTACCTGGAAACATGGAACGATCATCGTCCAGTGGAAATTCAGCTTTTTACAGGGGAAATCACCCGGAAAAAGGCGGAGATCAATACCGAAATTTTCGTCAATTCAGCCATCAGCGAAAAGGCCACTCTGACTGTAACCAAAACCACAACCGGAAAACGACTGGCCAGGAAAGAAATATTTTTAAGCCCTGATCTGCGGAAGTATGTCCTGGATTTTTCTATCCATGATCCAATTCTATGGTGGACTAACGGATTAGGGGAACCCCATCTGTATGAATTGGATTTTGAACTGAAAACGGGTTCAGGCTTTACCTGGTCAAGGCATATTGCTTATGGTATCCGGAAGGTCGAGGTTGTGAATGAAAATGATGAGTATGGTCAATCGTTGTATGTGAAACTCAATGGCGTGCCTGTTTTTATGAAGGGCGCCAATTATATCCCGCAGCACAGTTTTGTTACCGAAGTCAGCGATGACGATTACCGTAAAGTTATTCAAACGGCGGTGGAATCCAATATGAACATGCTGCGTGTCTGGGGAGGCGGTATATATGAAAAGGATATTTTTTACGAACACTGCAGCCGCAATGGCATCCTGGTTTGGCAGGATTTTATGTTTGCCTGCGCCATGTATCCCGGAGATGCTGATTACATCGAAAATGTTAAACAGGAAGCTGTCCGGCAGATCAGGCGACTGCGAAATCACACAAGCCTCGCCATGTGGTGCGGCAACAACGAAGCCGACGAAGGCTGGCATAATTGGCAATGGCAAAAAACACACAACATACTTTCAAATGATTCAGCTACGATATGGCAGGGTTACCGAAACATTTTTCACAAGTTGCTGCCGGAAACCGTTGCTGCCAATGATCCCGGACGTTTTTACCTGCACACTTCCCCAATGCACGGCTGGGGTCGTGCGGAAAGCTTGACCCATGGAAGCGCACATTATTGGGGTGTTTGGTGGGGGAGAGAGCCATTTGAAAAATATCTTGATAAAATTCCGCGCTTTATGAGTGAGTTCGGATTTCAAGCCATGCCCGCATTAGCAACAATCCGCCAGTTTCAGGCAGAAGAGGATGATTTTCTTTTTTCTGATGCCCTGAAATGCCATCAAAAACACCCGACAGGTTATCCTACGATTGATGTTTATCTTGAGCGTGAACATCTTAACCCAAAAAGTTTGGATGAATACATATACTTTAGTCAGCTTGTGCAGGCCAAAGGAATTGGCATGGCCATCGAAGCGCAACGCCGTGCCATGCCTTATTGTATGGGGTCGCTCTATTGGCAGTTGAACGACTGCTGGCCGGTGACCAGTTGGTCGGGAACGGACGTGAACGGAAACCGGAAGGCGTTGCAGTATAAGGTAAAAGAAAACTATCAGGATATCCTTGTTTCTATCCTGATGCATAATGACACCAGTTCCATTTACCTGGTCTCTGACCGGCTTGAAGCAACTGAAGGGAAGTTACAGCTGATGGTATTTGACTTTCACGGTAGCAAGATCTGGAGCTATGAAAGGGGCATAAATATCGCTGCCAATAGTAGTTCGCAGGTCGTTTCTTTTAGCATGAAATCGCTCCTAGGCGGAAATGAAGCGACAAAGTGTTTTCTGAAAGCCACCTTTTCGGATGGCAATGATACGTATCAAAGCATCCAATTTTTCAGGAATTATGGTCAGTTAGTGCTGCCTGAACCAGAGTTGAAATTCGAAGTCGTGCAACTTGAGGATGAATTTGAGATTGAACTGAAAGCAACTGAATTTGTGCCTTTCGTGCATCTTTACCTTACTGAAGGAAATGCCATTTTCAACAAAAACTTCATTCATCTCATGCCCGGCGAGAAATACCGGGTGACCTGCCAATGCAAACTTAATCCTGATGAATTCAGAAAGCAACTTAGGGTTAAAGGTTTGGGAGACTATCTGGCCGGTACCAATTAA
- a CDS encoding MFS transporter translates to MSKNKTFPIFLAFLAMGFGDVVGPLVSLVKDSFQVSNFVASLMTTSGFIMFGVLSIPLGVFQDTRGKKFVLSMGLLIALFGLLIPIAFGMYGPAVELETGSNIKLYALFASIFLLGAGATTLQVAGNPIMRDVSDEGKYSSNLSLGQSIKAIGSSMGFLIPPAVAVWFGLDWTVLFPLFAIILLITFVWVRTINIKEMKSLDAIPATFMSSVSLLRNPFVLSMVAAIFLYVGAEVSMSAQIPILMANGYGISDFGLWLAWALFFLPIFIGRLSGAIILRSMKAGKFLIISVLLSIFGMLMLFFGSQYFAFAGIFMVGLGFANIFPLIFSITVDTMPGRANELSGLMVMAIVGGAVIPPITGAVADISVMLGFVAPAVCIFYILLVAMKSLKK, encoded by the coding sequence ATGTCAAAAAACAAAACGTTCCCGATTTTTCTCGCTTTTCTGGCGATGGGTTTTGGCGATGTAGTTGGTCCTCTGGTCTCACTTGTCAAGGATTCTTTCCAGGTTTCCAATTTCGTGGCTTCGTTGATGACCACCAGTGGATTCATTATGTTTGGTGTGCTTTCGATTCCGTTGGGTGTTTTTCAGGATACCAGGGGAAAAAAGTTTGTGCTTTCGATGGGTTTACTTATCGCACTCTTTGGATTGCTGATTCCCATTGCCTTTGGAATGTACGGACCGGCAGTTGAACTTGAAACCGGCTCCAATATAAAACTTTACGCCCTTTTTGCCTCCATCTTCCTGCTTGGCGCCGGAGCTACAACTCTCCAGGTTGCCGGAAATCCTATCATGCGCGATGTTTCGGATGAAGGAAAATACTCCAGTAACCTTTCACTTGGCCAATCCATCAAAGCCATCGGCTCGTCCATGGGATTTTTAATTCCTCCGGCAGTTGCTGTTTGGTTCGGGCTGGACTGGACAGTACTATTCCCACTATTTGCCATCATCCTTCTCATCACATTCGTTTGGGTCAGAACCATCAACATTAAAGAAATGAAATCTCTGGATGCCATTCCGGCGACTTTTATGTCGAGTGTGTCGTTGTTGAGGAACCCTTTTGTGTTGTCAATGGTAGCGGCCATATTCCTTTACGTCGGTGCAGAGGTATCGATGAGTGCGCAAATTCCCATCTTGATGGCAAATGGTTATGGCATCAGTGATTTTGGTTTATGGCTGGCGTGGGCACTTTTCTTCCTGCCAATTTTTATCGGAAGATTGTCCGGGGCAATCATCCTCAGGTCAATGAAAGCTGGAAAATTTTTGATCATCAGTGTATTGCTTTCGATTTTCGGGATGTTGATGTTGTTTTTTGGGAGCCAGTATTTTGCTTTTGCCGGAATTTTTATGGTTGGCCTCGGCTTTGCCAATATCTTCCCGCTCATATTTTCAATCACAGTGGATACTATGCCCGGGCGTGCCAACGAACTCTCGGGACTGATGGTCATGGCCATTGTTGGAGGGGCAGTAATCCCTCCAATTACAGGTGCTGTAGCGGATATCAGCGTGATGCTGGGGTTTGTGGCGCCGGCCGTTTGTATTTTCTACATCCTTCTGGTAGCCATGAAATCGCTGAAAAAATAA
- a CDS encoding DUF1080 domain-containing protein has protein sequence MKNLIYLVIVAFAFAACGGQQPKATDEQAAAEEVAVDNALTEAEIADGWMLLFDGNEPGKWRGYNKDFFPNGWEVADGMLRCIGSGRGEAGSLVGGDIIYDEKFQNFELSLEWKISPGGNSGIFYLAQELPDKTIWQTSPEMQVLDNTTHPDGREGVHSAGALYDMIGVSQDKVKPVGEWNQVKILVFKGLVEHWLNGELVVKYHLWTPEWYDMVAKSKFPQYNPDWAEVAQEGFIGLQDHGDDVWYKNIKLKRL, from the coding sequence ATGAAGAATCTGATTTATTTAGTGATTGTTGCTTTTGCTTTTGCAGCCTGTGGAGGCCAGCAACCAAAAGCTACAGATGAGCAAGCCGCTGCGGAAGAAGTAGCTGTGGACAATGCACTCACCGAAGCCGAAATTGCCGACGGCTGGATGTTGTTATTTGACGGTAATGAACCCGGCAAATGGCGTGGTTACAACAAAGATTTTTTTCCTAATGGCTGGGAAGTGGCCGATGGCATGTTGCGGTGTATCGGTTCAGGTCGCGGTGAAGCCGGCTCTTTGGTAGGTGGCGACATCATTTACGATGAGAAATTTCAAAACTTTGAGTTGTCCCTCGAGTGGAAGATTTCACCTGGCGGAAACAGCGGTATCTTTTACCTCGCTCAGGAATTGCCCGACAAAACCATCTGGCAAACATCACCCGAAATGCAGGTGCTCGACAACACCACGCATCCCGATGGTCGCGAGGGTGTGCACAGCGCAGGAGCTCTGTATGATATGATCGGCGTTTCGCAGGACAAAGTAAAACCGGTAGGTGAGTGGAACCAGGTGAAAATCCTTGTTTTCAAAGGGCTGGTCGAACACTGGCTGAACGGTGAACTGGTCGTGAAATACCACCTTTGGACTCCCGAATGGTACGACATGGTGGCCAAAAGTAAATTTCCGCAATATAATCCCGACTGGGCTGAAGTTGCTCAGGAAGGTTTTATCGGTTTGCAGGATCACGGCGACGATGTGTGGTACAAAAATATCAAGCTGAAGAGGTTGTAG
- a CDS encoding lytic transglycosylase domain-containing protein has product MNKTIWIPFGLLAFFLFNVFLFQAFSEKETTPDDAAKPFAREQIQPVYNVEIPETIAFCGEVAPLDMFLVREYFDRELTSNTYFHSSTMMLIKRSYRWFPIIEPILSQHKIPNDFKYLALIESGLENPVSPAGAAGVWQFMTTTAREYGLEVNDGIDERYHLEKATHAACNYLKDAYAIYGNWTLVAAAYNTGNNRISKSLSEQQVDNYYDLFLNQETARYIFRILAIKTIFENPENYGFYMDKKDLFPPIPVRVVEVTQTIPSLVDFARSHHVTYKVLKYFNPWLRQESLPNSSKRTYQIKIPLEGYTNYSKLWESEQ; this is encoded by the coding sequence ATGAATAAAACAATCTGGATACCTTTTGGCCTTCTGGCCTTTTTTCTTTTTAATGTATTTCTTTTTCAGGCGTTCAGCGAAAAGGAAACAACACCCGATGATGCTGCAAAACCATTTGCAAGAGAACAAATTCAACCGGTTTACAATGTCGAAATCCCTGAAACTATTGCTTTCTGCGGCGAAGTTGCTCCTTTAGATATGTTTTTAGTCCGGGAATATTTTGACCGCGAGTTGACCTCCAACACCTATTTTCATTCATCCACCATGATGCTGATTAAGCGCTCATATCGTTGGTTCCCAATCATAGAACCCATTTTGTCACAGCATAAAATCCCGAACGATTTTAAGTACCTGGCGTTAATTGAAAGTGGGTTGGAAAATCCTGTTTCTCCTGCCGGTGCAGCTGGAGTTTGGCAGTTCATGACAACAACAGCCCGTGAGTATGGTCTTGAGGTGAACGATGGGATTGATGAGCGCTATCACCTGGAAAAAGCTACTCATGCTGCATGCAATTATTTAAAAGACGCTTACGCAATTTATGGCAACTGGACGCTTGTAGCTGCTGCCTATAATACGGGTAATAATCGCATTTCAAAATCGCTATCAGAGCAACAGGTTGATAATTATTATGATCTTTTTCTGAACCAGGAAACAGCAAGATACATTTTCAGAATATTGGCCATAAAAACAATTTTCGAGAATCCCGAAAATTATGGGTTTTATATGGATAAAAAGGATCTTTTTCCGCCGATCCCCGTCAGAGTTGTGGAGGTGACCCAAACAATTCCCAGTCTTGTAGATTTTGCCCGGTCTCACCATGTGACATACAAAGTGCTCAAGTACTTCAACCCATGGTTGCGTCAGGAATCGCTACCCAACAGTTCAAAGCGGACCTATCAAATTAAAATCCCGCTCGAGGGTTATACGAATTACTCTAAACTTTGGGAATCGGAACAGTAA
- the rfbC gene encoding dTDP-4-dehydrorhamnose 3,5-epimerase, whose protein sequence is MDILKTEIQDLLIIKPRVFEDERGYFFESYNKQVFLENGINATFVQDNESRSMKHVLRGLHFQKPPFSQGKLVRVMRGSVLDVAVDLRKKSPTYGKWASIVLSDKNKWMYWIPEGFAHGFLTLEDNTVFFYKCTNVYNSKSEGSIRWDDPTLAIDWGKTDQLVLSEKDKLSPLFENFNSPF, encoded by the coding sequence ATGGACATTCTTAAGACGGAAATTCAGGATTTACTGATCATCAAACCGCGAGTGTTTGAGGATGAAAGGGGTTATTTTTTTGAATCGTACAATAAACAGGTTTTTCTTGAAAACGGAATCAATGCCACATTTGTTCAGGACAATGAATCACGATCGATGAAACATGTTCTGCGTGGATTACATTTTCAGAAACCACCATTCAGCCAGGGAAAACTTGTACGTGTTATGCGTGGTTCGGTGCTTGATGTCGCGGTCGACCTCCGGAAAAAATCTCCGACTTATGGCAAATGGGCCTCTATCGTACTGAGTGATAAAAACAAATGGATGTACTGGATTCCAGAGGGTTTTGCACATGGTTTCCTCACACTCGAAGACAATACAGTTTTCTTTTATAAATGTACTAACGTTTATAATAGCAAGTCGGAGGGAAGTATCCGATGGGATGATCCAACATTAGCCATTGATTGGGGTAAAACTGATCAACTTGTCCTATCAGAAAAAGATAAACTGTCCCCGCTTTTTGAAAATTTTAATAGCCCTTTTTAG